In Salmonella enterica subsp. enterica serovar Typhimurium str. LT2, a single window of DNA contains:
- a CDS encoding putative cytoplasmic protein: MGAGAPNFDLIHSPFPVETRMPGLFEGQTAETANYDTI; the protein is encoded by the coding sequence ATGGGTGCGGGCGCCCCGAACTTCGATCTTATCCATTCACCTTTCCCGGTAGAGACTCGGATGCCTGGTTTGTTTGAAGGACAAACGGCAGAAACGGCTAATTATGACACAATTTAA